CTAACCTTTGACACTGATCTCTATAGTTCAAACAAGTTTGAAGGCTATGAACAATCTATAGCTGTGAACGAGGACGATGATAATGCAGATCCAGCTGAGAATGAGATTGCTCGAAAGATGGCTTCATTTACTGCTCCAAAGCAATATTATAAGGAGACTCTGAGGTCTGGGGAGGAGGATGAGATGTCTGGGTTCAAGCAGCCAGGCAAGATTATTGACCGTGAAGATGATTataggaggagaaggttgaaTAGGATTATATCCCCAGAGAGAAATGATCCTTTCCAGGACAAGACCCCTGGTCCTGAAGTGAGGACTTATGTTGATGTGATGAAGGAAGAAGCGCTGAAGCGTAAGGAAGAGGAGGTGAGGAGGGAGATAgcaaaaagaaagaaggaagaggaggagaacaaggagaaggagaaagatGTTGAGAAGCCAAAGAAGAGGAATAGATGGGATATGTCCCAAGATGAGAATGCTGGTGGTACAAAGAAATCTAAGGCAGCATCTGACTGGGATATGCCTGACTCAACTCCTGGAATTGGGAGGTGGGATGCAACACCGACTCCTGGGAGGATTGGGGATGCAACACCCTCGCTCTCTAGGAAAAATAGATGGGATGAGACTCCAACCCCTGGACGCCTTAATGATTCTGAATCAACTCCTGCTGGAGGTGTTACACCTGGAGCAACACCTGCAGGAATGGCTTGGGATGCCACACCTAAGCTGGGAGGGCTAGCCACTCCGACCCCAAAACGGCAGAGATCCAGGTGGGATGAGACTCCAGCCACTATGGGTAGTGCTACTCCTGGCGCAACACCTGCTGCGGCATATACCCCTGGTGTCACTCCTTTTGGGGCTGTTGACATGGCTACACCCACACCAAATGCTCTTATGCGAAGCGCGATGACTCCTGAACAATATAATCTCTTAAGGTGGGAGAAGGACATTGAGGAAAGGAATAGGCCACTGACTGATGAGGAGCTGGATTCAATGTTTCCAGAAGAAGGGTATAAGATTTTGGAACCCCCTGCCTCCTATGTTCCTATCAGAACCCCTGCTAGGAAACTTCTTGCTACACCGACTCCCATGGGAACACCTCTTTATAACATTCCAGAAGAGAATCGAGGACAGCAATTTGATGTTCCTAAAGAGTTGCCTGGTGGTTTGCCATTTATGAAACCAGAAGATTATCAGTACTTTGGCTCGCTGCTGAacgaagaaaatgaagaagagcTGTCTCCGGAAGAGCAGAAGGAGCGTAAGATCATGAAACTCTTGctaaaagttaaaaatggCACTCCTCCACAGAGGAAGACTGCTCTGAGACAGCTTACAGATAAGGCAAGGGAATTGGGTGCTGGGCCTCTGTTCAACCGTATTCTGCCACTGCTTATGCAGCCCACACTGGAAGATCAAGAGAGACACTTGCTGGTAAAAGTTATTGATAGGGTGCTCTACAAGTTAGATGAACTGGTTCGTCCATATGTCCACAAAATTTTAGTGGTTATTGAGCCTTTGTTGATTGATGAAGATTACTATGCTCGTGTAGAAGGTAGagaaatcatctcaaatctgaGCAAGGCAGCTGGGTTGGCCACTATGATTGCTGCAATGCGTCCAGATATTGATAACATAGATGAGTATGTTAGAAACACCACTGCTAGAGCTTTTAGTGTCGTTGCCTCTGCCCTTGGGATTCCTGCTCTGTTGCCATTCTTGAAAGCTGTCTGTCAGAGTAAGAAGTCATGGCAAGCGCGGCACACTGGTATCAAGATTGTGCAGCAGATCGCTATTTTAATAGGCTGTGCAGTACTTCCTCACTTGAGATCCCTTGTTGAGATCATTGAGCATGGGCTTAATGATGAAAATCAGAAAGTCAGAACAATTACAGCTCTTTCTCTGGCTGCTCTTGCTGAGGCTGCTGCTCCATATGGTATTGAAAGCTTTGACTCTGTGTTGAAGCCTCTTTGGAAGGGTATAAGATCTCATCGTGGGAAAGTACTTGCAGCTTTCCTTAAGGCGATTGGTTTCATCATACCACTCATGGATGCTATATATGCTAGCTACTATACAAAGGAAGTCATGGTTATTCTGATTCGTGAATTCCAGTCTCCGGATgaagaaatgaagaagatTGTGCTGAAAGTGGTGAAGCAATGTGTGAGTACGGAAGGTGTTGAGGCAGAATACATCAGAAATGATATCCTTCCTGAATTCTTCCGCAATTTTTGGGTCCGGAGGATGGCCTTGGATAGAAGAAATTATAAGCAACTTGTGGAGACGACGGTTGAGATAGCTAACAAAGTTGGGGTTGC
The nucleotide sequence above comes from Salvia hispanica cultivar TCC Black 2014 chromosome 5, UniMelb_Shisp_WGS_1.0, whole genome shotgun sequence. Encoded proteins:
- the LOC125187807 gene encoding splicing factor 3B subunit 1-like translates to MDDDLEIQRLKEERQKMEKDLAALTSLTFDTDLYSSNKFEGYEQSIAVNEDDDNADPAENEIARKMASFTAPKQYYKETLRSGEEDEMSGFKQPGKIIDREDDYRRRRLNRIISPERNDPFQDKTPGPEVRTYVDVMKEEALKRKEEEVRREIAKRKKEEEENKEKEKDVEKPKKRNRWDMSQDENAGGTKKSKAASDWDMPDSTPGIGRWDATPTPGRIGDATPSLSRKNRWDETPTPGRLNDSESTPAGGVTPGATPAGMAWDATPKLGGLATPTPKRQRSRWDETPATMGSATPGATPAAAYTPGVTPFGAVDMATPTPNALMRSAMTPEQYNLLRWEKDIEERNRPLTDEELDSMFPEEGYKILEPPASYVPIRTPARKLLATPTPMGTPLYNIPEENRGQQFDVPKELPGGLPFMKPEDYQYFGSLLNEENEEELSPEEQKERKIMKLLLKVKNGTPPQRKTALRQLTDKARELGAGPLFNRILPLLMQPTLEDQERHLLVKVIDRVLYKLDELVRPYVHKILVVIEPLLIDEDYYARVEGREIISNLSKAAGLATMIAAMRPDIDNIDEYVRNTTARAFSVVASALGIPALLPFLKAVCQSKKSWQARHTGIKIVQQIAILIGCAVLPHLRSLVEIIEHGLNDENQKVRTITALSLAALAEAAAPYGIESFDSVLKPLWKGIRSHRGKVLAAFLKAIGFIIPLMDAIYASYYTKEVMVILIREFQSPDEEMKKIVLKVVKQCVSTEGVEAEYIRNDILPEFFRNFWVRRMALDRRNYKQLVETTVEIANKVGVADIVGRIVEDLKDESEPYRRMVMETIEKVVANLGASDIDARLEELLIDGILYAFQEQTSDDANVMLNGFGAVVNSLGQRVKPYLPQICGTIKWRLNNKSAKVRQQAADLISRIAVVMKQCGEEQLMGHLGVVLYEYLGEEYPEVLGSILGALKAIVNVIGMTKMTPPIKDLLPRLTPILKNRHEKVQENCIDLVGRIADRGAEFVPAREWMRICFELLEMLKAHKKGIRRATVNTFGYIAKAIGPQDVLATLLNNLKVQERQNRVCTTVAIAIVAETCSPFTVLPALMNEYRVPELNVQNGVLKSLSFLFEYIGEMGKDYIYAVTPLLEDALMDRDLVHRQTAASAVKHMALGVAGLGCEDALVHLMNYVWPNIFETSPHVINAVMEAIEGMRVALGAAVVLNYCLQGLFHPARKVREVYWKIYNSLYIGAQDALVASYPVLEDEDSNVFSRPELHMFV